From a region of the Nitrospirota bacterium genome:
- a CDS encoding FkbM family methyltransferase, with amino-acid sequence MVRGRILQSAKALNLSLNKTLLGRSRIVRILKRRGRSVLLRLLARDSLILTRVGEVPLYVYADTADFDAYHSKPYEPFTAQLFTESVRRGARVVDVGAQFGYFSVLAARKTGAEGRVLAFEPVPTNLTVLRRNIDLHECGGIVTIVPKAVGEESGTASILLSEGSHSHGLYPHPDIRTKGELKVECVALDDEIGSEKVDVIKMDIEGHEPYALKGMKKTLSRNRDLVLLLELAPVLLRSGGTPPDAFVRQIRELGFSIQAINDESRSLGPLSSDMLRRSDPSWKVNLFCTRS; translated from the coding sequence ATGGTCAGAGGGCGCATTCTCCAGTCCGCCAAGGCGCTGAACCTCTCTTTGAACAAGACGCTGTTGGGACGCTCAAGAATCGTGCGGATTCTCAAACGGAGGGGTCGATCGGTCCTCTTGCGGCTCCTGGCGCGCGACAGCCTCATTCTCACCCGCGTGGGCGAAGTTCCCCTGTACGTCTACGCGGACACGGCCGACTTCGACGCCTATCATTCGAAACCGTACGAGCCGTTCACCGCGCAGCTTTTCACGGAGAGCGTCCGGCGCGGCGCCCGGGTGGTTGATGTCGGCGCTCAGTTCGGTTACTTCTCGGTCCTCGCGGCCCGGAAGACGGGTGCGGAGGGAAGAGTGCTTGCCTTCGAGCCGGTCCCCACCAATCTCACGGTCCTGCGGCGCAACATCGACCTGCATGAGTGCGGTGGAATCGTAACGATTGTGCCCAAAGCCGTGGGAGAGGAGTCGGGCACGGCATCCATCCTGCTTTCCGAGGGCTCGCACTCACACGGGTTGTATCCGCACCCTGACATCCGAACGAAGGGAGAACTTAAGGTCGAATGCGTCGCCCTGGACGACGAGATCGGTTCCGAAAAGGTTGATGTCATCAAGATGGACATCGAAGGCCATGAACCGTACGCGCTCAAGGGAATGAAAAAAACATTGAGCCGGAATCGCGACTTGGTCCTCTTGTTGGAGCTTGCTCCCGTGTTGCTGCGAAGCGGCGGCACTCCACCGGACGCGTTCGTGCGGCAAATCCGCGAACTGGGCTTCTCGATTCAAGCCATCAATGACGAGTCGCGCTCTCTCGGGCCGCTCAGCTCGGACATGCTTCGCCGGTCAGACCCATCGTGGAAGGTGAATCTCTTCTGCACGCGATCCTGA
- a CDS encoding methyltransferase domain-containing protein yields MDATKQIRDFFEEVSPDFAGSIHPYAARRRGEALSLHAKGDILEVGCGSGAVTTHLARKGRVVAGDVAHGMVRQTCASLRVPGVVFDGCAFPFRDHSFDTVACAEAIYYLNRPLDLIREAHRILRPGGLLALTCMVGFWQRVDRTRIRLGRLGLWIGSEVPPLPNILPQHEVKRGIVELGFALQESRPMILFPSDRLDGLNRWLERTPLGRGAIFWVLTGEKR; encoded by the coding sequence ATGGACGCCACCAAACAAATCCGTGATTTTTTCGAGGAGGTCTCGCCCGATTTCGCTGGAAGTATCCACCCGTATGCCGCGCGAAGGCGGGGTGAGGCGCTCAGCCTTCATGCGAAGGGAGACATCCTGGAAGTCGGCTGCGGATCGGGGGCTGTCACCACCCACCTCGCTCGCAAAGGGAGGGTCGTGGCGGGCGATGTGGCACACGGCATGGTTCGGCAGACGTGCGCGTCGCTCCGCGTTCCCGGCGTGGTCTTCGACGGGTGCGCCTTTCCCTTCCGCGACCATTCCTTCGATACAGTGGCCTGCGCCGAGGCGATCTACTATCTGAACCGGCCTCTGGATCTCATACGGGAAGCCCATAGGATTCTGCGGCCCGGCGGCCTCCTGGCCCTGACGTGTATGGTCGGGTTCTGGCAGCGGGTGGATCGAACAAGAATCCGTCTTGGGCGCCTTGGCCTGTGGATTGGGTCGGAGGTCCCTCCGCTTCCAAACATCCTGCCGCAGCATGAGGTGAAGAGGGGAATAGTGGAACTTGGTTTTGCACTCCAAGAAAGTCGGCCGATGATCCTGTTTCCTTCCGATCGTCTCGACGGCCTTAACCGGTGGTTGGAGAGGACTCCGCTCGGCCGAGGTGCTATTTTCTGGGTATTGACCGGTGAGAAAAGATAG